Proteins from a single region of Sphingopyxis sp. BSN-002:
- a CDS encoding TlpA disulfide reductase family protein has translation MAGEQAGAPQANISPDEAKAGRGVETFEHQVELGNAGKPAPTAAFRGPDDAPTTLAAFRGKPLLVNLWATWCAPCVAEMPTLDALAAKEGERMTVIAVAQDLQGAEIVDPWFQKAGLKALQPYLDPDNALLDAANSALPTSIFYDAEGRELWRVVGAIDWNGAEAKALLAEGGIK, from the coding sequence GGCCGGGGAGCAAGCGGGAGCACCCCAAGCAAATATTTCGCCGGACGAAGCGAAGGCTGGCCGCGGTGTCGAGACGTTCGAGCATCAGGTCGAGCTCGGCAATGCCGGCAAGCCCGCCCCGACGGCGGCGTTCCGCGGGCCGGATGATGCGCCGACGACGCTCGCCGCGTTCCGCGGCAAGCCCTTGCTCGTCAACCTGTGGGCCACCTGGTGCGCGCCATGCGTCGCCGAGATGCCGACGCTCGATGCGCTCGCGGCAAAGGAAGGCGAGCGCATGACGGTGATCGCCGTCGCGCAGGATCTGCAGGGCGCCGAAATCGTCGATCCGTGGTTCCAGAAGGCAGGCCTCAAGGCGCTGCAGCCCTATCTCGACCCCGATAACGCCCTGCTCGACGCCGCGAACAGCGCGCTTCCGACCAGCATCTTCTACGACGCCGAGGGCCGCGAACTGTGGCGCGTCGTCGGCGCGATCGACTGGAACGGGGCGGAGGCGAAGGCCTTGCTGGCCGAGGGTGGCATAAAATAA